One window of the Rhizobium etli 8C-3 genome contains the following:
- a CDS encoding non-ribosomal peptide synthetase: MNSRVELLRRRLGENGVARAAVQRRPNIEAAPLSDAQNRMWLHQKLHPGSGAYNVCIRIDFAGDLDESRLLGALAAVVDRHEILRTTYPTGADGQPYQHIHPQLQPLVQIVEDRDPEQVAQAAACEPFDLASSGPLRAHLVKVNATQWSLVLTVHHIVWDGGCFGVFSRDLSVAYRGGAAEPLSLQYADIAAHQNPPDARSAANLEAQLDYWRRTLTPLPPAIPLPTTRSPGPRMSERATRLDRIMPADCATGLRTTAAALRTTPFAVFIAAYALLLNRWTGASDIAIGTMVANRHLPGSRELIGNFGNTILLRLNVSEGSTFRELVAQTAQVVTEAVSNGDVSFERVVADLAPPREAGHGFFTDTLGLFLDRDIGGPDLPDVDVRWTNIFNGSSPFALTFQGFLTGDVLEVEATFRNELFAAATVLDMLEHLETILLAATASPEKPCSAVSRLPARQHDRLVELSRGAEVDQGTSSVLDHWRRQVKSGPSRTALVHGPDRFSVIEIDEQANRLAAHLIERGIEAQKVVAVAASRGLITIVAPLAIWKCGAIYLPLDPRHPEARLKKLVRAANAKLVICDFDLAADDVPVVAVQEFLETGRGHAVDPGYRPHPLEAAHIGFTSGSTGQPKGVVTTHGSLAARTVWVSDHWPGGSGGARLAKSAPTAIDATAEICEAFVTGEHLVLATDSEARDAAALARLLQTHGIGHFMAVPGVIEAVTIAAPAVLSGRDRVLSTGEPLLPGVAASIYRTAKSVPLYNSYGCTETTGDVTAGKVSMADAESGGMPIGRPLPGSRCYVLAPDLTLSPPGALGELYVEGAQLARGYLAQPGLTAARFVANPFRKNGRLYRTGDLARWREDERLELAGRADDQVNIRGHRVEPDETVAELYAAPDVKEAAVLPRRIGSTMELVAYVSGDGLRPEDGPRLRARLADRLPGPLVPAEVIVLPSLPRLGGGKIDRQALPQGAAAPAVPSRSPRNDREERLTRLLQDLLGGKPIGIDDNFFALGGDSLTAVSFAARANAAGFDFPAAAVFQYPTVAQLVEQLPPPAEEQAKPLSLPVQIHRLRLSGLPIQELIACEALRSLPKPEWLREALTEAISTHPGLRQTIAVRGRLWRAAQLPGPARQAKVIEVASSDAAEIMGTARSAIDIALGDVIAGIVTPDASLLVAHAAVIDGVSLEKIAEDVDRVLSRGDVPTPRVDAFAGRDQAKVHPLTAASMPDPFDWQSIFDAAPKTPWWIGPEETLSKGPDIRVRAAIPGADEAIVTRALLSAARAVSKCDFVVADVEVEPAEIGPLLAVPVSTQVGGQAAIGDAASYIAYLHLRRPTAGGPGLLVRRTVTPRHWADGGLVRGADRLYRIVASWQKFEDRTELEVAACEADVARELLDAWMAAVSRRDPTDA, encoded by the coding sequence ATGAATTCGCGAGTTGAACTTTTGCGGCGACGGCTTGGTGAGAACGGTGTGGCGCGAGCAGCCGTTCAAAGGCGTCCGAATATCGAGGCTGCGCCCCTGTCGGACGCGCAGAACAGGATGTGGCTGCACCAGAAACTGCATCCCGGCAGCGGCGCCTACAATGTCTGCATTCGCATCGATTTCGCAGGCGACCTCGATGAGTCGCGGCTGCTGGGAGCGCTGGCCGCGGTCGTGGATCGACATGAGATCCTTCGCACGACCTATCCGACCGGCGCAGACGGCCAACCATATCAGCACATTCACCCGCAGTTGCAGCCTCTCGTGCAGATCGTCGAAGATCGCGATCCCGAGCAGGTTGCGCAGGCGGCAGCTTGCGAGCCGTTCGATCTTGCATCCTCGGGGCCGCTGCGCGCGCATCTGGTCAAGGTCAATGCGACGCAATGGTCCTTGGTGTTGACCGTTCATCATATCGTATGGGACGGTGGATGCTTCGGTGTATTCAGCCGAGATCTCAGCGTTGCCTATCGCGGCGGCGCCGCAGAGCCGCTGTCGCTTCAATATGCCGACATAGCGGCGCACCAGAATCCGCCCGACGCCAGGTCCGCGGCAAATCTCGAGGCGCAGCTGGATTATTGGCGTCGGACGCTCACCCCGTTGCCGCCGGCCATCCCGCTGCCGACCACGCGTTCGCCAGGCCCCCGCATGAGCGAACGGGCAACGCGCCTGGATCGGATCATGCCGGCGGACTGCGCCACGGGCCTGCGAACCACCGCCGCCGCCTTGCGAACAACGCCTTTTGCAGTGTTCATCGCCGCATACGCGCTGCTGCTGAATCGCTGGACCGGTGCATCTGACATCGCGATCGGCACCATGGTTGCCAATCGGCACCTGCCGGGAAGCCGCGAGCTCATCGGCAATTTCGGAAACACGATATTGCTGCGCCTCAACGTGTCCGAGGGTTCGACATTCCGTGAGCTCGTGGCGCAGACGGCTCAGGTCGTTACCGAGGCCGTCAGCAATGGCGATGTCTCCTTCGAACGCGTGGTGGCGGACCTTGCTCCCCCGCGCGAAGCGGGTCATGGCTTCTTTACCGACACGCTCGGGCTATTTCTCGATCGCGATATCGGCGGACCGGACCTGCCTGATGTCGACGTTCGCTGGACCAATATTTTCAACGGCTCGTCGCCGTTTGCATTGACCTTCCAGGGCTTCCTCACCGGCGACGTTCTGGAGGTGGAAGCGACATTCCGCAACGAGCTTTTCGCGGCGGCCACCGTGCTCGACATGCTCGAACATCTCGAAACGATATTGCTTGCCGCGACCGCCAGTCCGGAAAAGCCATGCTCGGCCGTCAGCCGCTTGCCGGCGCGGCAGCATGACCGTCTTGTCGAGCTTTCTCGTGGGGCCGAGGTCGATCAAGGCACGAGTTCCGTTCTCGATCATTGGCGCCGGCAGGTGAAGAGCGGGCCGTCGCGCACTGCACTCGTCCATGGCCCGGATCGGTTCAGCGTCATCGAGATAGACGAACAGGCCAATCGGCTGGCCGCGCATCTCATCGAGCGCGGCATCGAGGCGCAGAAGGTCGTTGCGGTGGCCGCAAGCCGCGGGTTGATCACCATTGTCGCCCCCCTGGCGATCTGGAAATGCGGAGCGATTTACCTTCCGCTCGATCCTCGCCACCCCGAGGCGCGCCTGAAGAAGCTCGTTCGGGCAGCAAATGCAAAGCTCGTGATTTGCGATTTCGACCTTGCCGCGGACGACGTTCCCGTTGTCGCCGTCCAAGAATTCTTGGAAACAGGGCGCGGTCATGCCGTCGACCCCGGCTATCGTCCCCATCCTCTGGAAGCGGCCCATATCGGCTTCACATCAGGATCGACCGGCCAGCCGAAAGGCGTCGTCACCACGCACGGCTCGCTGGCGGCCCGCACGGTCTGGGTTTCGGACCATTGGCCCGGAGGCTCCGGCGGCGCCCGTCTTGCCAAGAGTGCGCCCACCGCGATCGACGCAACGGCCGAGATCTGCGAAGCCTTCGTTACCGGCGAACATCTCGTGCTGGCGACGGATAGCGAAGCGAGGGACGCGGCAGCGCTCGCCCGCCTTCTGCAGACACACGGCATCGGTCATTTCATGGCTGTGCCTGGCGTGATCGAGGCCGTTACGATCGCGGCACCCGCCGTTCTGTCCGGCAGGGACCGTGTTCTTTCCACCGGCGAACCTCTGCTTCCCGGCGTCGCGGCATCGATTTATCGAACGGCCAAAAGCGTTCCGCTGTACAATTCCTATGGATGCACCGAGACAACAGGAGATGTTACCGCCGGAAAAGTGAGCATGGCGGATGCCGAAAGCGGGGGCATGCCGATTGGCCGGCCGCTCCCCGGATCTCGCTGCTATGTGCTCGCCCCCGATCTCACGCTTTCACCCCCAGGCGCGCTCGGCGAACTCTATGTTGAGGGAGCGCAGCTCGCACGCGGCTATCTTGCGCAGCCTGGATTGACGGCGGCGCGGTTCGTCGCCAATCCCTTCCGCAAGAACGGCCGGCTGTACCGCACCGGAGATCTTGCCCGCTGGCGCGAAGACGAGCGGCTTGAGCTTGCCGGACGCGCCGACGATCAGGTGAACATACGCGGCCATAGGGTGGAGCCGGACGAAACCGTCGCAGAACTGTACGCCGCTCCCGACGTCAAGGAGGCGGCCGTGCTTCCGCGGCGCATCGGATCCACCATGGAACTCGTCGCTTACGTCTCCGGCGATGGCCTGCGGCCGGAGGACGGGCCACGCCTGCGCGCGCGGCTGGCGGATCGTTTGCCGGGGCCGCTTGTCCCGGCAGAGGTGATCGTGCTGCCATCTTTGCCGCGGCTCGGCGGGGGCAAAATCGATCGGCAGGCGCTACCGCAAGGCGCGGCCGCGCCGGCCGTGCCGTCCAGATCGCCGCGCAACGACCGCGAAGAACGCCTGACCCGCCTGCTGCAGGATCTTCTTGGCGGCAAACCCATCGGCATCGACGATAATTTCTTTGCGCTCGGCGGAGATTCGCTGACGGCGGTTTCCTTCGCGGCACGCGCCAATGCGGCAGGATTTGATTTTCCCGCCGCCGCGGTCTTCCAGTATCCGACCGTCGCACAGCTGGTCGAGCAGCTGCCGCCGCCGGCCGAGGAACAGGCTAAGCCCCTCTCCCTCCCGGTGCAGATTCATCGGCTCCGTCTTTCGGGTCTCCCGATACAGGAACTCATAGCCTGTGAGGCGCTTCGGAGCCTCCCGAAACCCGAGTGGTTGCGCGAAGCGCTCACCGAAGCCATATCGACGCATCCGGGGCTGAGGCAGACGATTGCTGTCAGAGGGCGGCTATGGCGCGCCGCGCAGCTGCCCGGGCCTGCGCGTCAAGCCAAGGTGATCGAGGTAGCGAGTTCAGACGCGGCCGAGATCATGGGCACTGCGCGATCGGCGATCGATATCGCTCTCGGCGATGTGATCGCCGGCATCGTCACGCCGGATGCATCTCTGCTCGTCGCGCATGCCGCCGTAATTGATGGCGTGTCTTTGGAGAAAATTGCCGAAGACGTCGACAGGGTTCTGTCGAGGGGAGATGTCCCGACGCCGCGCGTCGATGCCTTCGCAGGGCGCGACCAGGCAAAGGTCCATCCTTTGACGGCAGCTTCGATGCCCGATCCGTTCGATTGGCAGTCGATTTTCGACGCAGCACCGAAAACCCCATGGTGGATCGGACCTGAGGAAACCTTGTCGAAAGGCCCGGATATCAGGGTAAGAGCCGCCATACCAGGCGCCGACGAGGCGATCGTCACAAGGGCGCTGCTGTCTGCCGCCCGCGCCGTCTCCAAATGCGACTTTGTCGTTGCGGACGTCGAAGTCGAGCCCGCCGAGATCGGTCCGCTTCTTGCTGTGCCCGTCTCTACGCAAGTCGGCGGGCAGGCCGCGATCGGCGATGCGGCGTCCTATATTGCTTATCTCCATCTCCGCCGTCCGACAGCCGGGGGCCCGGGCCTTCTCGTCCGGCGGACCGTCACGCCGCGGCATTGGGCGGACGGCGGGCTGGTGCGGGGTGCGGATCGCCTGTACCGAATTGTCGCCTCCTGGCAGAAATTCGAGGACCGAACCGAACTGGAGGTCGCCGCCTGCGAAGCGGATGTGGCGCGGGAACTGCTGGACGCGTGGATGGCCGCGGTCTCCCGTCGGGATCCGACTGATGCATAG
- a CDS encoding condensation domain-containing protein translates to MIADRQTLLRQRLASAGLAGAAKAGGIPSRADAQKARLSFAQQHSWLYQQAFPKSVSNNLGLVITFTGTVDENAIASAVDRIVERHEILRTTYHRGPEGTGFQRIRQSMTVPKSLASISSREASELAKASLRIPFDLETEAPLRLLLFRTGADEVMCALIVHHIIWDGATFGVLSKELERAYEASALPDLGVQYADIAEWQRDRQTQSLAEDMEYWTRRLAAPRPAKTLAVDPGLAAVDLESAGRVDYRLTSSLELTRLASRHKVTPFVAFLACWAAVLGQNGAKEVTIGTTVLTRDHPETENLIGNFANHIVLRLPVGAAPASAALIAVAAEEFDAGFAHRNLPYESLAEALGGHEIKAPPELFDSLVVFIPSGTEGPRLPGATTKWQRLHNEATQFPLVPLGLEIFVRGRGAETTIDIEATYAGNAFDGGTISELLSRLDNTIHDAVHEVW, encoded by the coding sequence ATGATCGCAGACCGTCAAACGCTGCTTCGGCAGCGGCTCGCATCGGCGGGGCTGGCAGGAGCGGCGAAAGCCGGAGGTATTCCCAGCCGTGCCGATGCTCAAAAGGCGCGCCTCTCCTTCGCCCAGCAGCATAGCTGGCTATACCAGCAAGCTTTTCCCAAGAGTGTCAGCAACAATCTCGGCCTCGTCATAACGTTCACCGGAACGGTGGACGAGAACGCGATAGCCTCGGCCGTCGACCGCATCGTGGAACGGCACGAAATTCTTCGGACCACCTATCACCGAGGGCCGGAGGGCACTGGTTTTCAGCGCATAAGACAATCCATGACGGTGCCGAAGTCCCTTGCCAGCATTTCCAGCCGGGAGGCCAGCGAGCTGGCGAAGGCCTCGTTGCGGATTCCGTTCGATCTCGAAACGGAGGCGCCGCTGAGGCTGCTGCTTTTTCGCACCGGCGCAGATGAGGTGATGTGCGCGCTCATCGTGCATCACATCATCTGGGACGGGGCCACCTTCGGTGTGCTCTCGAAAGAGCTGGAAAGAGCTTACGAGGCCTCGGCCCTTCCGGACCTCGGCGTCCAGTATGCGGACATCGCCGAATGGCAACGGGACCGGCAAACGCAGAGCCTTGCCGAGGATATGGAATACTGGACGCGGCGTCTGGCCGCTCCCCGCCCGGCGAAAACGCTGGCGGTTGATCCCGGGCTCGCTGCGGTCGATCTGGAATCGGCTGGCCGCGTGGACTATCGGCTCACCTCATCGCTTGAACTGACGCGGCTGGCCTCCAGGCACAAGGTGACGCCGTTCGTGGCTTTCCTGGCCTGCTGGGCCGCGGTGCTCGGGCAGAACGGCGCTAAGGAGGTGACGATCGGGACGACGGTCTTGACGCGAGACCATCCCGAGACGGAAAACCTCATCGGCAATTTCGCCAACCACATCGTGCTTCGCCTGCCCGTCGGCGCAGCACCCGCATCCGCAGCGCTGATCGCGGTCGCCGCCGAAGAATTCGATGCAGGCTTCGCCCATCGAAACCTGCCTTACGAAAGCCTCGCCGAGGCGCTTGGCGGGCACGAGATCAAGGCGCCGCCGGAACTATTCGATTCGCTCGTCGTCTTCATTCCCAGCGGAACGGAAGGTCCTCGCCTCCCCGGCGCCACGACAAAATGGCAGCGCCTTCACAACGAGGCGACACAATTTCCCCTCGTCCCCCTCGGACTGGAAATATTCGTACGCGGCCGCGGCGCGGAAACCACGATCGACATCGAAGCCACCTACGCCGGAAACGCATTTGACGGCGGAACGATCAGCGAACTGCTTTCGCGTCTAGACAATACCATCCACGATGCTGTCCACGAGGTCTGGTAA
- a CDS encoding condensation domain-containing protein yields the protein MNISNERWIRDAVVEILGEEPATISDRENLFEAGLDSVGLLRLVNRLRRGGLQVSFADLAREPTLAAWDRLVGGGKTADAEPEATQAADAGDARQADSEQTQLGVMQHAYWVGRSAGQRLGGVAAHLYAEFDHAPTGADPAIDPDKLRFALERLIERHETLRTRITSDGKQEVLPAVSAPLTVHDMRGHSAAAVQDHLSTIREVFSHQALDIDNGEMMSVALTLLPDGATRLHIDVDMIAADAVSYRILLADFATVYASPSESLPTLGLNYRDYLAGTKAGGQQSARLASQAWQQRLHALPGAPALPEVIEALRDNPTPKVARRHLWLPPEQKQRLTDIARQNGVTVAMTVATVLSEVVGHWSATDHFLLNVPMFNRAGDHPDFDRIVGDFSSSVMLEIDLRKPLAFIDRVRALQNRMHSDAAHASYTGLDVLRDLTRQRGETVLAPVVFTSALGLGELFAPAVTAVVGRPVWVISQGPQVLLDAQVTEFEGGLLVNWDTREEALTPGVVDEMFKLFERALRQVIDESGAWDRPLQVASANHPRRRFGDRDVRVVDHLGRDRPDHVAGQLLFADEESQDLRRWGRADADGQVKLLGDDSERVNVHGVPVWPVEVEEAVRSDRRIRDVVVLRHGESLVAAVAFERSGEADGAPTGKVFRAQLARQIPSHLLPSQIIVLDDLPRDADGKVKSDAISQLISAHAGRSDYVAPRTDLERVIAGVWEEILGLEDVGVNEEFIALGGDSLLAARVVSRLQEELDTNAVTLRALFRSPTIAELAEQLRKDDDPARLNEVAAIVLEIRAMSDEEVATYLGEAPPVASSTQAGTAA from the coding sequence ATGAACATTAGCAACGAGCGGTGGATACGTGATGCCGTTGTCGAAATTCTCGGCGAGGAACCCGCAACGATTTCCGACCGGGAAAACCTGTTTGAAGCGGGGCTGGATTCCGTAGGGCTGCTGCGTCTCGTCAACCGCCTGCGAAGGGGCGGGCTGCAAGTCAGCTTCGCGGATCTGGCGCGCGAACCGACGCTGGCGGCATGGGATAGATTGGTCGGCGGGGGAAAAACCGCCGACGCCGAGCCCGAGGCAACCCAAGCGGCGGACGCGGGGGATGCAAGGCAAGCCGATAGCGAACAGACCCAGCTCGGCGTGATGCAGCACGCTTATTGGGTCGGGCGAAGTGCGGGCCAGAGGCTTGGCGGCGTTGCGGCCCATCTCTATGCGGAGTTCGACCATGCGCCGACCGGCGCGGATCCGGCGATCGATCCCGATAAGCTCAGGTTTGCACTCGAGCGGCTGATTGAGCGTCATGAAACGCTGCGGACGCGCATCACCTCCGACGGCAAGCAGGAGGTGTTGCCGGCCGTTTCCGCGCCGCTCACCGTGCACGACATGCGCGGGCATTCCGCCGCCGCCGTGCAGGATCACCTGTCCACCATACGCGAGGTCTTTTCGCATCAGGCTCTCGATATCGACAATGGCGAAATGATGTCGGTTGCGCTCACGCTTCTGCCGGATGGCGCGACGCGCCTGCATATCGATGTCGACATGATCGCCGCCGACGCCGTCAGCTATCGCATTTTGCTTGCGGACTTCGCAACGGTCTACGCCTCGCCGTCGGAAAGCCTTCCGACGCTCGGACTGAATTATCGCGATTATCTTGCCGGGACCAAAGCCGGCGGACAGCAGAGCGCGCGCCTGGCCTCGCAAGCCTGGCAGCAGAGACTACACGCATTGCCGGGCGCGCCGGCCCTGCCGGAAGTGATCGAAGCGCTGCGTGACAATCCAACCCCGAAAGTCGCGCGCCGGCATCTCTGGTTGCCTCCCGAGCAAAAGCAGCGGCTCACCGACATTGCCCGCCAGAACGGCGTGACCGTGGCCATGACGGTGGCGACGGTGCTTTCGGAAGTCGTCGGGCACTGGAGCGCGACCGATCATTTCCTGCTCAACGTCCCGATGTTCAATCGCGCGGGCGATCATCCCGACTTCGATCGCATCGTCGGCGATTTCTCGAGCTCGGTGATGCTCGAGATCGACTTGCGCAAGCCGCTTGCATTCATCGACAGGGTCCGGGCGCTGCAGAACCGAATGCATAGCGATGCCGCCCATGCATCCTACACCGGCCTCGATGTGCTGCGCGATCTCACCCGGCAACGCGGCGAGACGGTCCTGGCGCCCGTCGTGTTCACAAGCGCATTGGGGCTTGGAGAGCTTTTCGCGCCGGCGGTGACTGCCGTCGTTGGCCGGCCGGTATGGGTCATTTCGCAAGGACCTCAGGTGCTTCTCGATGCACAGGTTACCGAGTTCGAAGGCGGACTTCTGGTCAACTGGGATACCCGTGAAGAAGCCCTGACGCCCGGCGTCGTCGACGAAATGTTCAAGCTGTTCGAACGGGCCTTGCGCCAAGTCATCGACGAGTCGGGAGCCTGGGATCGACCGTTGCAGGTTGCAAGTGCAAATCATCCCCGCCGCCGGTTCGGCGATCGCGATGTACGCGTTGTCGATCACCTCGGAAGGGACCGCCCCGATCACGTTGCGGGTCAATTGCTGTTTGCTGACGAAGAGTCGCAAGACCTCCGGCGATGGGGTCGCGCCGACGCAGATGGGCAAGTCAAGCTGCTCGGCGACGATAGCGAGCGCGTAAATGTCCATGGCGTCCCTGTATGGCCCGTCGAGGTAGAAGAAGCGGTGCGGTCCGATCGGCGCATACGTGATGTCGTCGTGCTGCGGCATGGCGAAAGCCTTGTTGCAGCGGTCGCATTCGAACGATCTGGGGAAGCAGACGGGGCGCCGACCGGCAAGGTATTCCGTGCCCAGCTTGCCAGGCAAATACCGTCTCATCTGCTGCCGAGCCAGATCATCGTTCTCGACGACCTGCCGCGGGATGCCGACGGAAAAGTGAAATCGGACGCCATAAGCCAACTGATCTCGGCCCATGCCGGGCGATCCGATTATGTTGCCCCCCGCACCGATCTCGAGCGTGTCATCGCAGGCGTCTGGGAGGAAATTCTCGGCCTTGAGGATGTCGGCGTGAACGAGGAGTTCATCGCGCTCGGCGGGGACTCGCTGCTGGCGGCAAGGGTGGTCTCAAGATTGCAGGAAGAGCTCGACACGAACGCAGTCACGCTGCGCGCGCTGTTTCGCTCGCCCACCATCGCCGAACTTGCCGAACAACTCCGCAAAGATGACGACCCTGCCAGATTGAACGAAGTTGCGGCCATCGTCCTTGAAATCCGCGCCATGTCCGATGAGGAAGTGGCAACCTATCTCGGCGAGGCGCCGCCCGTCGCTTCCTCGACGCAGGCGGGAACGGCGGCATGA
- a CDS encoding amino acid adenylation domain-containing protein, with product MNTLPDRFAHCAALSPEVIAVTAAEQSLSYSELEARANRLARRLIAAGAGPDRIVGVSLPRSADLIVALLAVLKSGAAYLPIDPTYPAARLEYLLSDAKPVTIVSAPGVKIPDCGLPRIELTDEESGETWDASAVDDTDRLSSLHPDQPAYVIYTSGSTGRPKGVVVSHRCVLTLLDATIPIFHLDAGDVWTAFHSYAFDFSVWEIWAPLLTGGRTVVVPPEATWSSEELLHLLEAERVTVLNQTPSSFASLERADANGAKALSDLRLVIFGGEALDPARLSAWFARRPARPRMVNMYGITETTVHVTAIDILPEMSLASSESPIGQPLPGFRSYVFDDALQPVADGQVGELYLGGAQVSRGYLGRPGLTATRFVADPNGHDGRLYRTGDLVRRLGDNLNFIGRADTQLSLRGFRIEPNEVEAALDAYQGITASAVAVKPDPDGNDGDDCLVAYVVAADGRLDERGLRAHLTRLLPAHLVPSHIMLLSALPLTPNRKLDRAALTPPSPRKTAKANLREELLRRRLVNRPQ from the coding sequence GTGAACACTCTTCCAGATCGTTTCGCTCATTGCGCCGCCCTCTCGCCAGAAGTAATTGCCGTCACGGCCGCCGAACAATCCCTGAGTTATTCCGAGCTCGAAGCAAGAGCGAACCGGTTGGCGCGAAGGCTCATCGCAGCCGGCGCCGGCCCGGATCGCATCGTCGGCGTTTCCCTGCCGCGTTCGGCCGATCTGATCGTGGCGCTTCTGGCAGTGCTGAAGTCCGGCGCAGCCTATCTGCCCATCGATCCCACATACCCCGCCGCGCGTCTGGAATATCTTTTGTCGGACGCAAAGCCCGTGACGATCGTCAGCGCCCCCGGCGTAAAGATTCCCGACTGCGGCCTGCCCCGCATCGAGCTGACAGACGAGGAAAGCGGTGAGACGTGGGATGCTTCTGCGGTTGACGATACCGACCGTCTCTCCAGCCTGCATCCCGATCAGCCGGCTTATGTCATCTACACTTCCGGCTCCACGGGACGCCCGAAGGGAGTCGTCGTTTCGCATCGATGCGTCCTTACCCTTCTCGATGCCACGATACCGATCTTCCATCTGGATGCCGGCGACGTATGGACCGCGTTTCATTCCTATGCATTCGACTTCTCGGTATGGGAGATCTGGGCGCCGCTGCTGACCGGCGGGAGAACGGTCGTCGTTCCTCCGGAGGCCACATGGTCGAGCGAGGAACTTTTGCATCTTCTGGAAGCCGAGCGCGTCACGGTTCTCAACCAGACTCCTTCCTCATTCGCATCGCTTGAGCGTGCCGACGCCAACGGCGCGAAGGCGCTGAGCGATCTCAGGCTTGTGATATTCGGCGGCGAGGCATTGGATCCGGCGCGGCTGTCCGCCTGGTTTGCTCGCCGTCCGGCTCGTCCGCGCATGGTGAACATGTATGGGATCACCGAGACGACCGTGCACGTGACGGCGATCGATATCTTGCCGGAAATGAGCTTGGCCTCCAGCGAAAGCCCGATCGGCCAGCCCCTGCCCGGGTTCCGCAGTTATGTCTTCGACGATGCCTTGCAGCCTGTTGCCGACGGCCAGGTCGGAGAACTCTATCTGGGCGGCGCACAGGTCTCTCGCGGCTATCTCGGTCGTCCCGGGCTGACCGCCACGCGGTTTGTGGCCGATCCGAATGGCCATGACGGCCGGCTCTATCGGACCGGAGACCTCGTGCGGCGTCTCGGCGACAATCTCAACTTCATCGGCCGAGCCGATACCCAGCTTTCCCTGAGGGGTTTCCGCATCGAGCCCAACGAGGTCGAGGCGGCGTTGGATGCATATCAGGGCATCACGGCAAGCGCCGTCGCCGTCAAGCCTGACCCGGATGGAAACGATGGCGACGATTGCCTGGTTGCCTATGTCGTCGCTGCGGACGGAAGGCTTGATGAGCGAGGCCTGCGCGCCCATTTGACGCGCCTCCTGCCGGCGCATCTGGTCCCCAGCCACATCATGCTGCTGTCAGCGCTTCCTCTGACCCCCAATCGGAAGCTCGACCGAGCGGCGCTGACGCCGCCCTCCCCTCGAAAGACTGCCAAAGCGAACCTTCGCGAGGAGCTGCTACGGCGGCGTCTCGTCAATCGCCCCCAATGA
- a CDS encoding isochorismate synthase, translated as MAQRIDPDHWDGASVADAVDAALAAANGKTSDGAKRIVVGLVPFDTSRKAVFYVPEEAEFHTDYPAASLPREERRNVFEIHGADSPSYRENVTEALKRIQSGALDKVVLARSVTVDFNSPIDIDAVYARLCARNGSAYVYRVDLPDSLEQKTSSVLLGASPELVLSSDKGKIRSTPLAGSTPRAANALADEEVARALLNSRKDLAEHSMVVKAVGETFRQFADKVDVPSTPQLVQTPVIWHLGTYITGMLRENVSPIALAYALHPTPAVGGWPQDAARKTIAELEDFDRGFYAGLIGWMDEDGNGEWVLTLRCGIVNGSKATVFAGAGIVAGSDPEKEHTETSTKLQTFINALG; from the coding sequence GTGGCGCAGAGAATAGATCCCGACCATTGGGACGGCGCGTCCGTCGCGGATGCCGTGGACGCGGCATTGGCTGCTGCGAATGGAAAGACGAGCGACGGCGCAAAGCGCATCGTCGTTGGCCTGGTCCCCTTCGATACGAGCAGGAAGGCGGTATTCTACGTCCCCGAGGAGGCTGAGTTCCATACGGATTATCCAGCGGCGTCGCTTCCGCGCGAGGAACGACGCAATGTCTTCGAAATCCACGGCGCAGATTCGCCCTCCTATCGAGAAAATGTTACGGAAGCGCTCAAACGCATCCAGTCCGGCGCCTTGGACAAGGTCGTGCTCGCCCGCAGCGTGACGGTCGATTTCAATTCTCCGATCGATATCGATGCGGTTTATGCGCGCTTATGCGCTCGAAACGGCAGCGCCTATGTCTACCGGGTGGATTTGCCGGATAGTCTCGAACAGAAGACATCCTCGGTGTTGCTCGGTGCAAGTCCGGAACTGGTCTTGAGTAGCGACAAGGGCAAGATTCGCAGCACGCCCCTGGCCGGCTCGACGCCGCGCGCGGCGAATGCGCTTGCGGACGAGGAAGTCGCCCGCGCTCTTTTGAATTCGAGGAAAGACCTGGCGGAGCATTCGATGGTCGTCAAGGCCGTTGGCGAGACGTTCCGTCAATTCGCCGACAAGGTCGACGTCCCCAGCACGCCTCAACTCGTTCAAACGCCGGTGATCTGGCATCTGGGAACCTATATCACCGGCATGCTGCGGGAGAATGTATCGCCCATAGCTCTTGCCTATGCTCTTCATCCGACACCGGCCGTCGGCGGCTGGCCGCAGGACGCGGCACGCAAGACGATTGCGGAACTGGAGGACTTCGATCGTGGGTTCTACGCCGGACTCATCGGCTGGATGGACGAGGACGGAAACGGCGAATGGGTGCTCACCTTGCGATGCGGCATCGTAAACGGAAGCAAGGCAACAGTCTTTGCAGGCGCTGGTATCGTTGCTGGCTCGGATCCTGAAAAAGAGCATACGGAGACGAGCACGAAGCTGCAAACCTTCATCAATGCATTGGGATAG